From a region of the Agrobacterium larrymoorei genome:
- the lysA gene encoding diaminopimelate decarboxylase, which yields MNHFHYIDGVLHAENVAVPEIAKAVGTPFYVYSTATLERHYKVFSQAFNDVDAMVCYAMKANSNQAVLKTLAKLGAGIDVVSGGELRRALAAGVPASRIMFSGVGKTPVEMDLALEAGIYCFNVESEPELEILNLRAVKAGKKAHVSFRINPDVDAKTHAKISTGKKENKFGISYQRARAVYAHAATLPGIEVSGIDMHIGSQITELQPFEDAFRLLRELVESLRGDGHKISHVDIGGGLGIPYKDDNNPPPLPDAYAHIVKNELKSLNCKIVTEPGRLIVGNAGILVTEVLYVKDGGEKTFVIVDGAMNDLIRPTLYEAYHGIRPVVQPEADAPRIKADVVGPVCETGDYLALDREMAAPQPGDLIAVSSAGAYGAVQAGTYNSRLLVPEVLVNGDKFHVIRPRGTYEELIALDSVPVWLD from the coding sequence GTGAACCATTTTCATTACATCGACGGCGTGCTGCACGCCGAAAACGTAGCCGTGCCTGAAATCGCAAAGGCCGTCGGAACGCCGTTCTACGTCTATTCGACCGCCACGCTGGAGCGTCACTACAAGGTATTTTCGCAGGCCTTCAACGATGTGGACGCGATGGTCTGCTACGCCATGAAGGCCAACTCCAACCAGGCGGTGCTTAAGACGCTGGCGAAGTTGGGTGCCGGCATCGATGTGGTTTCTGGCGGCGAACTGCGCCGCGCGCTTGCCGCAGGCGTGCCTGCCAGCCGCATCATGTTCTCCGGCGTCGGCAAAACGCCGGTGGAGATGGATCTGGCACTTGAGGCGGGCATCTATTGCTTCAACGTGGAGTCCGAGCCGGAACTGGAAATCCTCAACCTGCGCGCCGTGAAGGCGGGCAAAAAGGCGCATGTCTCCTTCCGCATCAATCCTGATGTCGATGCGAAGACCCACGCCAAGATTTCCACAGGCAAGAAGGAAAACAAGTTCGGCATTTCATACCAGCGCGCACGCGCTGTTTATGCCCACGCGGCCACCTTGCCCGGCATCGAAGTCAGCGGCATCGACATGCATATCGGCAGCCAGATCACGGAGTTGCAGCCTTTCGAGGATGCATTCCGTCTGCTGCGGGAACTGGTGGAATCGCTGCGTGGCGATGGCCACAAGATCAGCCATGTGGATATCGGCGGCGGTCTCGGCATTCCTTACAAGGACGACAACAACCCGCCACCTTTGCCGGATGCCTATGCGCATATCGTCAAGAACGAGCTGAAGAGCCTCAACTGCAAGATCGTTACCGAACCCGGTCGCTTGATCGTCGGCAATGCCGGTATCCTCGTCACCGAGGTATTGTATGTGAAGGACGGCGGCGAGAAGACGTTTGTCATCGTGGATGGCGCGATGAACGATCTCATTCGCCCGACGCTGTATGAGGCCTATCACGGCATTCGCCCGGTGGTTCAGCCCGAAGCAGACGCGCCCCGCATCAAGGCGGATGTCGTCGGCCCCGTTTGTGAAACGGGCGATTATCTGGCGCTGGATCGGGAAATGGCCGCTCCACAGCCGGGTGATCTGATTGCGGTCAGCTCTGCCGGTGCCTATGGCGCGGTCCAGGCCGGAACCTATAATTCCCGTCTTCTGGTGCCTGAAGTGCTGGTCAATGGCGACAAGTTTCACGTCATTCGCCCGCGCGGCACCTATGAGGAATTGATTGCGCTGGATTCCGTACCGGTCTGGCTGGACTAA
- the lptM gene encoding LPS translocon maturation chaperone LptM, translated as MLFKNSRSIIIPVSVALAAGLVLSSCGRKGDLDAPSTPVEQRNLRSTDGTVEKTPERPFILDKLL; from the coding sequence ATGCTCTTTAAAAACTCTCGCAGTATCATCATCCCGGTTAGCGTGGCGCTTGCCGCAGGCCTCGTTCTCTCCAGCTGTGGCCGCAAGGGCGATCTGGATGCTCCAAGCACGCCGGTAGAGCAGCGTAACCTGCGCTCGACGGATGGCACGGTTGAAAAGACGCCGGAGCGTCCTTTCATTCTCGACAAGCTCCTTTAA
- the argH gene encoding argininosuccinate lyase, with product MADGTEQKSSNQMWGGRFASGPSAIMEEINASIGFDKKLYAQDIRGSVAHATMLAAKGIISAEDKDKIIHGLNTILSEIEAGTFEFSRKLEDIHMNIEARLANLIGTAAGRLHTARSRNDQVALDFRLWVKEELQKTEAMLSALIAAFLDRAEQHADTVMPGFTHLQTAQPVTFGHHCMAYVEMFGRDRARVRHAIEHLDESPIGAAALAGTGYPIDRHMTANALGFREPTRNSIDTVSDRDFALEFLSIASICATHLSRLAEEIVIWSTPQFGFIRLSDAFSTGSSIMPQKKNPDAAELVRAKTGRINGSLIALLTVMKGLPLAYSKDMQEDKEQVFDAAESLELAIAAMTGMIRDLEVRADKMRAAAGSGYSTATDLADWLVREAGLPFRDAHHATGHAVALAEKKGCDLADLSLEELQEINPAITASVFDVLSVEASVASRTSFGGTAPSEVRKQVAWWRGRN from the coding sequence ATGGCTGACGGCACCGAACAGAAATCCTCCAACCAGATGTGGGGCGGGCGTTTCGCTTCCGGTCCTTCGGCCATCATGGAAGAGATAAATGCCTCCATCGGCTTCGACAAGAAGCTTTATGCTCAGGATATACGCGGCTCTGTGGCGCATGCCACCATGCTTGCCGCAAAAGGCATTATTTCCGCGGAAGATAAAGACAAGATCATTCACGGGCTGAACACTATCCTGTCAGAGATCGAGGCCGGAACTTTCGAGTTTTCGCGCAAGCTCGAAGACATTCATATGAACATCGAAGCGCGTCTCGCGAACCTTATCGGCACGGCTGCCGGTCGCCTGCATACGGCCCGTTCGCGCAATGACCAAGTGGCGCTCGATTTCCGCCTCTGGGTCAAGGAAGAGCTTCAAAAGACGGAAGCCATGCTGAGCGCCTTGATCGCGGCGTTTCTTGATCGCGCAGAACAGCATGCCGATACGGTCATGCCCGGCTTCACTCACTTGCAGACGGCGCAGCCGGTAACTTTCGGCCACCATTGCATGGCCTATGTGGAAATGTTCGGACGTGACCGCGCCCGCGTTCGCCACGCCATCGAGCATCTGGACGAAAGCCCGATTGGCGCTGCAGCACTTGCCGGAACCGGTTACCCGATCGATCGTCACATGACCGCAAATGCGCTCGGCTTCCGTGAACCGACGCGCAACTCCATCGATACCGTATCGGATCGCGATTTTGCGCTGGAGTTCCTCTCCATCGCGTCCATCTGCGCTACGCATCTTTCGCGTCTGGCAGAAGAAATCGTCATCTGGTCCACGCCGCAATTCGGCTTCATCCGCCTGTCGGATGCATTTTCCACCGGCTCTTCCATTATGCCGCAGAAGAAGAACCCGGATGCTGCCGAACTGGTGCGCGCCAAGACCGGTCGTATCAACGGCTCGCTGATCGCGCTTCTGACGGTGATGAAGGGTCTGCCGCTTGCCTATTCCAAGGACATGCAGGAAGACAAGGAACAGGTTTTCGATGCGGCGGAAAGCCTCGAGCTTGCGATTGCGGCGATGACCGGAATGATCCGTGATCTGGAGGTGCGTGCCGACAAGATGCGCGCCGCTGCCGGTTCCGGCTATTCCACGGCCACTGATCTCGCCGACTGGCTGGTTCGCGAGGCGGGTCTGCCGTTCCGCGATGCACACCATGCCACAGGCCATGCGGTTGCTCTGGCGGAGAAGAAAGGCTGCGATCTGGCCGATCTTTCGCTTGAAGAATTGCAGGAGATCAACCCGGCCATTACCGCCAGCGTTTTCGATGTTCTGTCCGTCGAGGCATCCGTTGCCAGCCGTACCAGCTTCGGCGGCACTGCGCCTTCGGAAGTGCGCAAGCAGGTCGCATGGTGGCGGGGCCGGAACTGA
- the tlpA gene encoding thiol:disulfide interchange protein TlpA, giving the protein MTEKRPFRLPSARLVAIAAIAGIVSGGGVVLFRHIGSEGQVQGAAAADAALCEGAAKRIASIDPLLKGQIAAMSASDKPRIIPLSFKSPEGNAMTQADLKGKTVLLNLWATWCVPCREEMPALNALEKEKGSNNFEVVTVNIDTGGDEKPKAFMSEYKIDSLKLYRDSSMGVFNALKKEGLAFGLPATLLLDDKGCLLGSMNGPAAWDSPDAKALIDKATAL; this is encoded by the coding sequence ATGACAGAAAAAAGGCCTTTCAGGCTTCCATCCGCCAGACTTGTTGCAATTGCCGCCATCGCCGGCATCGTCAGCGGCGGGGGAGTGGTATTGTTCAGGCATATTGGGTCTGAAGGTCAGGTTCAAGGGGCAGCGGCTGCGGATGCGGCTTTATGTGAAGGTGCGGCAAAGCGCATCGCCTCCATCGATCCCCTCCTGAAAGGCCAGATCGCCGCCATGTCCGCCAGCGACAAGCCACGCATCATCCCGCTTTCCTTCAAGTCTCCCGAGGGCAATGCGATGACGCAGGCAGATCTCAAAGGCAAAACGGTGCTGCTCAACCTCTGGGCCACATGGTGCGTGCCCTGCCGCGAAGAAATGCCTGCGCTCAACGCGCTTGAGAAGGAAAAAGGCAGCAATAATTTCGAAGTCGTCACCGTCAACATCGACACCGGCGGCGACGAAAAGCCGAAAGCCTTCATGAGCGAATACAAGATCGATTCGCTGAAACTCTATCGCGATAGCTCGATGGGCGTCTTCAACGCACTGAAGAAGGAAGGCCTCGCCTTCGGCCTGCCCGCGACCCTGCTGCTGGACGATAAAGGCTGCCTGCTTGGCTCCATGAACGGCCCCGCAGCGTGGGATAGTCCCGATGCTAAGGCACTTATTGACAAAGCAACTGCTCTCTAA
- a CDS encoding glutathione S-transferase, protein MLKIWGRINSTNVRKVLWVVEELDLVHQRIDAGGAFGLVNDPAYRAMNPNGLVPVIQDGDDVLWESNTIVRYLATRYGDGALNLTDPIARAQAEKWMDWATSALAGTFRDLFWGMVRTPEDQRDMAKINTAREAVGKLLRMPDEALARQDYLSGDTFGIGDIPLGCFAYAWFEMPIERPALPNLEAWYQRLKGREAYQRAVMTPLT, encoded by the coding sequence ATGCTTAAAATCTGGGGTCGCATCAACTCGACCAATGTCAGAAAAGTCTTATGGGTAGTCGAGGAACTTGATCTCGTGCACCAGCGTATTGATGCTGGTGGAGCGTTTGGCCTCGTAAACGATCCCGCCTATCGCGCCATGAACCCGAATGGGCTGGTACCTGTAATTCAGGATGGCGATGACGTTCTCTGGGAATCCAATACCATCGTGCGCTATCTGGCAACACGGTACGGAGACGGCGCGCTCAACCTCACCGACCCCATTGCCCGTGCTCAAGCTGAAAAATGGATGGACTGGGCAACGTCTGCGCTTGCAGGCACTTTCCGCGATCTTTTCTGGGGCATGGTGCGCACGCCGGAAGATCAGCGTGACATGGCCAAAATCAATACCGCCCGCGAAGCGGTGGGCAAGCTGTTGAGGATGCCTGACGAAGCATTGGCCAGGCAGGATTATCTCTCGGGAGACACGTTCGGAATAGGAGATATTCCGCTAGGCTGTTTCGCCTATGCTTGGTTTGAAATGCCTATCGAGCGGCCTGCTCTTCCCAACCTCGAAGCATGGTACCAACGCCTTAAGGGTCGTGAAGCCTATCAGCGCGCGGTAATGACTCCTCTGACCTAA
- a CDS encoding 3-hydroxybutyryl-CoA dehydrogenase — MTAPIKNIGVIGAGQMGCGIAHVSALAGYKVHIYDLSKDRIEAGLATINGNLARQVSNGKLEDDARKSALGLIGGSSDLNDLAAMDLVIEAATEHEETKRKIYAQVCPVLKPEALLATNTSSLSITRLASATDRPEQFMGIHFMNPVPVMKLVELVRGIATGEKTFETAKDYVRSLDKAITVAEDFPAFIVNRILLPMINEAIYTLYEGVGTVEAIDTAMKLGANHPMGPLQLADFIGLDTCLSIMQVLHDGLADSKYRPCPLLVKYVEAGWLGRKSGRGFYDYRGETPVPTR; from the coding sequence ATGACCGCCCCAATCAAAAACATCGGTGTTATCGGAGCCGGTCAGATGGGCTGCGGTATTGCGCATGTTTCCGCGCTGGCAGGCTACAAGGTCCACATCTATGATCTTTCCAAGGATCGTATCGAGGCGGGCCTCGCCACCATAAACGGCAACCTCGCCCGTCAGGTCAGCAACGGCAAGCTTGAGGATGATGCCCGCAAATCGGCGCTCGGCCTCATCGGCGGCTCGTCCGATCTCAACGATCTCGCAGCCATGGACCTCGTTATCGAGGCGGCGACGGAGCATGAAGAAACCAAGCGCAAGATTTATGCGCAGGTCTGCCCCGTCTTAAAGCCGGAAGCCCTGCTGGCCACCAATACATCGTCGCTTTCCATCACCCGTCTGGCTTCGGCGACCGACCGCCCGGAGCAGTTCATGGGCATCCACTTCATGAACCCCGTTCCGGTGATGAAGCTGGTCGAACTGGTGCGCGGTATCGCAACCGGTGAAAAGACCTTCGAAACCGCGAAGGACTATGTACGCTCGCTGGACAAGGCAATCACGGTCGCCGAAGATTTTCCGGCCTTCATCGTCAACCGCATTCTGTTGCCCATGATCAACGAGGCGATCTATACCCTTTATGAAGGCGTGGGCACGGTCGAGGCCATCGACACCGCCATGAAACTCGGCGCCAACCACCCGATGGGCCCGCTCCAGCTTGCCGATTTCATCGGTCTCGACACCTGTCTCTCGATCATGCAGGTGCTGCATGACGGTCTGGCCGACAGCAAATACCGCCCGTGCCCGCTGCTGGTAAAATACGTCGAAGCTGGCTGGCTCGGCCGCAAATCGGGCCGAGGCTTTTACGACTACCGCGGCGAAACGCCGGTTCCGACGCGTTAA
- a CDS encoding electron transfer flavoprotein subunit alpha/FixB family protein, with product MAILLLAEHDNATLSDQTAKTLTAATQIGGDVHVLVAGASAKAAADEAAKLSGVSKVLLADDASYANQLAEPLAALLVSLAASYDVIIAPATASAKNVLPRVAALLDVAQVSEITEVVSADTFKRPIYAGNAIQTVQATDAKKVITVRTASFAPAQAGGSASVETVSAAENPGVSSFVSDALASSDRPELTSAKIIISGGRALGSSEKFKEVILPVADKLGAAVGASRAAVDAGYAPNDWQVGQTGKVVAPQLYIAAGISGAIQHLAGMKDSKVIVAINKDEEAPIFQVADYGLVADLFDALPELEKAI from the coding sequence ATGGCCATTCTTCTTCTGGCAGAACACGACAATGCAACCCTTTCCGACCAGACGGCGAAAACGCTGACGGCGGCAACGCAAATTGGTGGCGACGTCCATGTGCTGGTCGCAGGCGCCAGTGCAAAGGCCGCAGCCGATGAGGCTGCCAAGCTTTCCGGCGTCTCGAAAGTTCTTCTTGCTGACGATGCTTCCTATGCGAACCAGTTGGCGGAGCCACTTGCGGCACTTCTCGTTTCGCTTGCCGCATCCTATGACGTGATCATCGCCCCTGCGACGGCATCGGCCAAGAACGTGCTTCCGCGCGTGGCCGCTCTTCTGGACGTTGCGCAGGTGTCGGAAATCACCGAAGTCGTGTCCGCCGACACCTTCAAGCGTCCGATCTATGCCGGCAACGCCATTCAAACCGTTCAGGCAACGGACGCCAAGAAGGTTATCACCGTTCGTACCGCGTCCTTTGCTCCGGCACAGGCTGGCGGTTCTGCTTCCGTCGAAACCGTCTCGGCTGCAGAAAACCCCGGCGTGTCCTCTTTCGTCTCGGATGCGCTGGCCTCTTCGGACCGCCCGGAACTAACCTCTGCCAAGATCATCATCTCCGGTGGTCGTGCACTCGGTTCTTCGGAAAAGTTCAAGGAAGTCATTCTGCCGGTTGCCGACAAGCTCGGTGCTGCCGTTGGCGCATCGCGTGCGGCGGTGGATGCCGGTTATGCTCCGAACGACTGGCAGGTTGGCCAGACAGGTAAGGTGGTTGCGCCGCAGCTTTACATCGCAGCGGGCATTTCCGGTGCCATCCAGCATCTGGCCGGCATGAAGGACTCGAAGGTCATCGTCGCCATCAACAAGGATGAGGAGGCCCCGATCTTCCAGGTTGCCGATTACGGCCTAGTCGCAGACCTCTTCGACGCTCTCCCAGAGCTTGAAAAAGCAATCTGA
- a CDS encoding electron transfer flavoprotein subunit beta/FixA family protein — MKILVPVKRVVDYNVKIRVKADGSGVELANVKMSMNPFDEISVEEALRLKEAGKAEEVVVVSIGPAKAEETLRTALAMGADRAILIETDETVEPLAVAKLLKGVVEAENPGLVIVGKQAIDDDSNQTGQMLAALLGWGQGTFASKVEPSDGKVAVTREVDGGLQTVELKLPAVVTTDLRLNEPRYASLPNIMKAKKKPLDKKSPADFGVDTAPRLKVLKTEEPAGRKAGVKVGSVAELVSKLKADGVI, encoded by the coding sequence ATGAAGATTCTTGTGCCTGTGAAGCGTGTGGTGGACTACAACGTGAAGATCCGCGTGAAAGCGGATGGTTCCGGTGTTGAGCTTGCCAACGTCAAGATGTCGATGAACCCGTTTGACGAAATCTCGGTTGAAGAAGCGCTGCGCCTGAAGGAGGCGGGCAAGGCGGAGGAAGTGGTGGTCGTGTCCATCGGCCCTGCAAAGGCTGAAGAGACGCTGCGCACCGCGCTCGCCATGGGCGCCGACCGCGCAATCCTCATCGAAACCGACGAAACGGTTGAGCCGCTCGCGGTTGCCAAGCTCTTGAAGGGCGTGGTCGAGGCTGAGAACCCCGGCCTCGTCATCGTCGGCAAGCAGGCCATCGATGACGATTCGAACCAGACCGGCCAGATGCTGGCTGCTCTTCTCGGCTGGGGTCAGGGCACATTTGCCTCCAAGGTCGAACCCTCCGATGGCAAGGTTGCCGTCACTCGTGAAGTGGATGGCGGTCTCCAGACCGTTGAACTGAAGCTGCCAGCCGTCGTCACCACGGACCTGCGTCTCAACGAGCCACGCTATGCCTCGCTGCCGAACATCATGAAGGCCAAGAAGAAGCCGCTGGACAAGAAGTCGCCTGCCGATTTCGGCGTCGATACCGCACCGCGCCTCAAGGTTCTGAAGACCGAGGAGCCCGCTGGCCGCAAGGCAGGCGTCAAGGTCGGCTCGGTTGCCGAACTGGTGTCCAAGCTTAAAGCTGACGGCGTAATCTAA
- a CDS encoding rhomboid family intramembrane serine protease yields the protein MFIPLHDANSLKHIKLQYVTLTLIGINILVWLVAGAFSSEEQANAAILGLGFIPAVVFDYAILDDAMKIVPTDATVLTYAFLHLGFLHLASNMVFLWVFGDNVEDAFGHLRFLIFYLACAAAGALFHALIEPASQGPLIGASGAVSGVVAAYLLLHPKVRVWVLVFMRIPIPLPAFIPLAFWVAQQFFMLLFGLEQGVSWAAHVGGIMAGLVLVLFFRRRGVPLFDRQIVTPRAVQHKNQGPQSALVSQTERPFDGVP from the coding sequence ATGTTCATTCCGCTGCATGACGCGAACTCGCTCAAGCACATCAAGCTGCAATATGTCACGCTGACGCTGATTGGCATCAACATTCTCGTCTGGTTGGTTGCGGGCGCTTTTTCCTCTGAAGAGCAGGCCAACGCCGCCATTCTCGGGCTTGGCTTCATCCCAGCGGTTGTCTTCGATTATGCGATCCTCGATGACGCGATGAAAATCGTACCGACCGATGCCACGGTGCTGACCTACGCCTTTCTGCATCTCGGCTTCCTGCATCTGGCGTCCAACATGGTTTTTCTCTGGGTCTTCGGCGATAATGTCGAAGATGCCTTCGGCCATCTGCGATTTCTGATTTTCTATCTGGCCTGCGCCGCTGCCGGAGCCTTGTTCCACGCTCTGATCGAGCCAGCGTCTCAAGGTCCGCTGATTGGCGCGTCCGGGGCGGTCTCCGGCGTTGTCGCCGCTTATCTTCTGCTCCATCCAAAGGTGCGGGTCTGGGTGCTGGTTTTCATGCGCATACCCATTCCCTTGCCAGCCTTCATTCCGCTTGCCTTCTGGGTGGCGCAGCAGTTTTTCATGCTGCTTTTTGGGCTGGAGCAGGGCGTTTCATGGGCTGCGCATGTGGGTGGCATCATGGCTGGTTTGGTTCTCGTGCTTTTCTTCCGCAGGCGTGGCGTGCCTCTGTTCGACCGTCAGATCGTGACCCCGCGCGCCGTGCAGCATAAAAATCAGGGGCCGCAAAGCGCTCTCGTGTCGCAAACGGAACGGCCATTCGATGGCGTTCCGTGA
- a CDS encoding cob(I)yrinic acid a,c-diamide adenosyltransferase has product MVKLNKIYTRTGDDGTTALVSGPRRAKHDLRVESYGDVDETNSVIGMARLHTKELPELDAMLFRIQNDLFDLGADLATPDDGKPLSYEPLRIIESQVSRIESEIDALNEGLEPLKSFVLPGGSAAAAYLHLARTVSRRAERRMVELSRLEGEAVSDAALKYINRLSDFLFVAARFANHAGDAAKLDVLWVPGQNR; this is encoded by the coding sequence ATGGTAAAGCTGAACAAGATTTACACGCGCACGGGTGACGACGGTACGACGGCGCTGGTTTCCGGGCCACGCCGGGCAAAGCATGATCTGCGCGTGGAAAGCTATGGCGACGTAGATGAAACCAACTCCGTCATCGGCATGGCGCGCCTCCACACGAAGGAATTGCCGGAACTGGACGCCATGCTCTTCCGCATCCAGAACGATCTTTTCGATTTAGGCGCGGACCTCGCAACACCGGATGACGGCAAGCCGCTGTCTTATGAGCCGCTCAGGATCATAGAGTCTCAGGTTAGCCGTATCGAGAGCGAGATCGACGCGTTGAACGAAGGGCTCGAGCCGCTCAAATCATTCGTGCTGCCCGGCGGTTCTGCCGCTGCCGCTTACTTGCATCTGGCGCGCACCGTTTCCAGGCGGGCGGAGCGCAGAATGGTGGAGCTTTCGCGGCTGGAAGGCGAGGCGGTCAGCGATGCCGCGCTGAAATATATCAACCGCCTGTCCGATTTTCTGTTCGTTGCAGCACGCTTTGCCAATCATGCGGGGGATGCGGCAAAGTTGGATGTGCTGTGGGTGCCGGGACAGAATCGCTAA
- a CDS encoding twin transmembrane helix small protein — translation MSSFTTVLAVIVMGLVVLVLIRGLFNMVKGTDANRSNKLMQLRLLLQAIAIVLIMFTLWLTGGGR, via the coding sequence ATGTCCAGTTTTACAACCGTTCTCGCGGTCATCGTTATGGGGCTGGTCGTGCTGGTGCTCATACGCGGGCTGTTCAACATGGTGAAAGGCACGGACGCCAATCGCTCCAACAAGCTCATGCAGCTTAGATTGCTGCTTCAGGCCATCGCCATCGTGCTGATCATGTTCACCCTGTGGCTGACGGGCGGCGGGCGCTGA
- a CDS encoding SDR family oxidoreductase — translation MSEKPVIIITGCSTGIGAHCAKALHADGWRVFATVRRVEDMVELERSGIETLIMDYTKPETIAALVDEVAARTGGRIDALFNNGAYGQAGAVEDISVEVLRRQFETNVFGWHDLTCRVIPLMRRRGQGRIVHCSSILGLVPYRYRGAYTASKFAIEGLGVTLRMELQGSGIHVSLIEPGPIATNFTPTALKHIRDNIDLENSAHAAEYRRQLARLDGTGPVNKHKLGPEAVYKELRHALTAPRPKPHYVITTPAKQGVLLKRLLPASLFYRVLRKFD, via the coding sequence ATGTCCGAAAAGCCGGTGATAATCATTACGGGATGTTCCACCGGTATCGGGGCGCATTGCGCCAAGGCACTGCATGCCGATGGCTGGAGGGTGTTCGCAACCGTGCGCCGGGTGGAGGACATGGTGGAGCTGGAGCGCTCCGGCATCGAAACTCTCATCATGGATTACACCAAGCCAGAGACCATCGCAGCACTGGTCGATGAGGTGGCCGCGCGCACTGGCGGGCGCATCGATGCGCTATTTAACAACGGCGCTTATGGACAAGCGGGTGCGGTGGAGGATATTTCGGTCGAGGTTCTGCGCAGGCAGTTCGAGACCAATGTCTTCGGCTGGCATGACCTGACCTGCCGCGTGATTCCCTTGATGCGCAGGCGCGGGCAGGGCCGGATCGTTCACTGCTCCTCTATTCTCGGGCTAGTACCTTATCGGTATCGCGGCGCTTACACCGCATCGAAATTCGCCATCGAGGGACTTGGCGTGACGCTGCGCATGGAGCTGCAGGGCAGTGGCATTCATGTCAGCCTGATCGAGCCGGGGCCGATTGCGACCAACTTCACGCCAACGGCGCTCAAGCACATCAGGGACAATATCGATCTCGAAAACTCCGCGCACGCGGCGGAATATCGCAGGCAGCTTGCGCGGCTGGATGGCACCGGCCCGGTCAACAAGCACAAGCTTGGACCGGAAGCGGTCTACAAGGAACTGAGACACGCTTTGACGGCACCTCGGCCAAAGCCGCATTACGTCATCACCACTCCGGCGAAACAGGGCGTGTTGCTCAAGCGACTTTTGCCCGCTTCACTGTTTTACCGCGTTCTTCGCAAGTTCGATTAG
- a CDS encoding YihY/virulence factor BrkB family protein, giving the protein MVAALRLAQKVAFDAYFHFAEDDGWAMASHVALSILLALFPFLIFGTALASFLGADQFSETAVHLIFDTWPEAIAGPLAAQVQQVLTIPRGGLLTISVLAAAYFASNGVEAIRISLNRAYRVSETRWWYVTRLLSLFYVILAVIIFTGISIVLVAVPVALRFAETRWPLLTDILKTISNLGLYGTIIVLAVGLVAAHLWLPAGRRKLWDVLPGILLTLIFWVIGAGIFAYYLATFANYSATYAGLASVMIVLVFLYMIGVIFMLGAEVNAALMKYRVRHIVKAGIHTGSLKQALEADEAADI; this is encoded by the coding sequence ATGGTCGCCGCTTTACGCCTCGCCCAGAAAGTTGCCTTCGATGCTTATTTTCATTTCGCGGAGGACGATGGCTGGGCAATGGCGAGCCATGTGGCGCTCTCCATTCTGCTGGCGCTCTTCCCGTTCCTGATTTTCGGCACGGCGCTGGCCAGCTTTCTCGGCGCGGATCAATTTTCCGAAACGGCTGTCCATTTGATTTTCGATACATGGCCGGAAGCGATTGCCGGGCCGCTGGCTGCGCAGGTGCAGCAAGTATTGACCATTCCGCGCGGCGGCCTGCTGACGATTTCGGTATTGGCCGCAGCCTACTTCGCCTCGAATGGAGTCGAAGCCATCCGCATATCTCTCAACCGAGCCTATCGCGTCAGCGAAACCCGCTGGTGGTATGTCACACGCCTGCTCAGCCTGTTTTACGTCATCCTCGCGGTCATCATCTTCACAGGCATCAGCATCGTGCTGGTTGCGGTGCCTGTCGCCCTGCGATTTGCAGAAACGCGCTGGCCGCTTCTGACGGACATATTGAAGACGATCTCGAACCTTGGCCTTTACGGCACGATCATCGTTCTCGCCGTCGGCCTTGTTGCTGCGCATTTGTGGCTGCCTGCGGGTCGGCGAAAGCTTTGGGACGTGCTTCCCGGCATTCTGCTGACCCTGATTTTCTGGGTCATCGGCGCGGGCATTTTTGCCTATTATCTCGCAACCTTCGCCAATTATTCCGCCACCTATGCCGGTCTGGCCTCGGTCATGATCGTGCTGGTGTTCCTTTACATGATCGGGGTCATATTCATGCTGGGCGCGGAAGTGAATGCCGCCCTGATGAAATACCGCGTGCGCCACATAGTGAAGGCGGGCATTCACACCGGAAGCTTGAAGCAGGCACTAGAGGCCGACGAGGCGGCGGATATCTGA